GGTCATCTTGTGCTCATAACACCTTTGTTCAGTTTGACATCAGATTTCTAAAAACATCTGCAAACCCTCATGAGAAACTCATAAAAAGCAGTCAATGGATCATTCATGTCAAAATAAAGCTCTCTTAATTTTCTACATatggggtctccaacctttttgtgagcgagggctaccacaatggataaaacaatctggagggctactttttgatatagtctactcaaaacttttttattttacttgttgatatgttttagtattaaACTGTTACATAATAAACGTAAACTAaggtaatataaataaataaataaatataacaattgagactattaatagaatgtgctttggcggggaCCTCACAAACTTTGTTCGGGCTACCTGATGCCCGCGGGCACCACGGTGGGCCCCCtgttttacaattttaaataatatttcattaaaggCACAACATGTCATTTTCATCACTAGAGGTCgctaaacaacaacaatggTGCAGCTTGATGACGCTGTGAAAGAGTGTAGACTGATGGGAGTTGTTTTTACCTTCAATAAGAATCAATCTAACAGGACTCACAAATCATGTTCATAGATGATGtattgaaataaagttttaaaccattatattataatgtaaGTCCATAGTGTGGCTTGATAGAAGCAACAACAAAGCATTTTGTGTGCTTAATGTTAATACCTCCTATGTCCATATGTAAAAAATGCTTTCAAATTGCTCTCACAATACTTTGATGTCCTCCTATTTTTGCAAATTATTTGcttttctatttaaaacataAGCCGATAATGTTGAATATATAATGTGTACTgtaatcacatttttttaataatatatatagtAGCAGAAAAAAGTAACCAGGctaaaatttgttgtttttaaacaattaatgtatttattgtttattggcAGTGTCTATGAAAGGTTTGCTGGATGGATGTGTGAATACAGATCATGGGTGCACATGCACCACATACAAATTCGGCCCTTGTGCGTGTATtatggttaaaacaaatgttttgtagagatttactgcaTTTGTACCAGTTATCATGAGaacccctaactgcacaaatgATGCCGGTCCTAttggatttcataataaacattaaaaagccaGTCAAAACGGCACACCCGTGTCCCTTGCAATACGACTACCAttagctttagtggctcaccggaagtCTTCCACAAAGGAGCTTAAAGATGGCGGCACCCACATTAATGtcaaaaataaggtggatagCTCAGTGGTTAGTagagcagcacaaaaggtcacgAGTTCAAAACCCAAGGAAACGCACATACTGTAAGGTGCTTTGGATAAACACATCTGCCAAATCCATTAATGTAATTGTAAATGTGATGTCATAGGCCGATCAGTGTGTGGCAGTAAAAGCAAAAACCCGAGGATAACTCAGACAATGTAAGTTCAAATATAAGTACTCTATGCTAGTAGATGAgctattttaatataaaaacatcttACATAGAGTAGTCTGAATaagttattttttaataatatctACCTATGATTTAAAATATGTCCTCATGTTTTGATGTGATTACTGTGATTTCTTGCATACTTGACTCACCTTTCCAGCGCCCTTCACCTTCTCTGCAGCATACACAGACTCCCCACAGCGCGCACACTTCTCTGCGCCTCCAAATTTTTGAGCAAACTTCGATGGATTCGGGTTGGTGGTGGGCCGATGAGTTTGGGTCCTGGGTAAAAACAGAGTTGAGTCAGAATCTTTTTCTCAGCAGTCTAATGAAGCAACACATGTCCCGGGGGCTTGAATGAGGGTCTTTGTTGAGTTGAGGGCGCCTGAGGTCTGTTCGGCTATACAGGAGCTCTGCTTACATAATACACGCTTTCATAACAATGATCATCTGACACAGAGCCCCAACACTGCAGAGTGGGCAGTGTTACTACAAAACCCACTGCAAATCTTACACGTAGACTCTACAGCACAGATATTGGGCATCATATGACACATAAACATATTTCTTAATTTACTTGAATATAGCGAATTTATGGTAAACTGGCAAATCAACACCTTTAGCAttaccagtgttgggggtaacgcattacaagtattgtgcattacataataatattacttttctaaagtaacgagtaaagaaacgcattacttttaaatgtacacattaatattttttaagttactttttcaaaaaaactaatgcaagttacttttttagtttaataaatttgataaaaaaaattatgtactgaattaaactaaacgttGTCACGTTTTGAACTCTATGCTTACAAGCCTGTGTGTGAACAGTTTgggtcagaaactgagatggcaggccagagctcgacatttttgggatgaaatatgcaatttttgaatgcaacttttcagtcataaaaacacctgcaaggcctgaaagagatcaagcctcagccaagaaaaagtaatgcaaaagtaaccaaaaagtaacgtaagcattactctccatgaaaagtaactaagttacacaattagttacttttttgggagtaacttaatattgtaatgcattacttttaaaagtaactttgccCAACACTGAGCATTACTGAACTCTGTTGAAGACATAAACACTCACTCCTCCGGTTTGATGCCCAGCCTCTCGCCGCGGTCCATGTTGAGCGTTCCTGCCCCCTGGCCGTACCCGTATCCTTTCGGGCCGTACTTTTTACCATAACAGGATTTGCAGTAGATTTCCTGCTCGTGGCTGGCCAGCGTAGTGCTGTCTAAACCTTTCCTGCAGACCACTGaggaaaaataacacacaaactagatttacatttacttaagaatatgtgagtggtgcttgtcCATGTAAAACTGAGTGAAGTTTTGTTTCCTTGACGTTTTCACCCTGTTGGCTCACATTAGCTCTTTCCCACcattaaagtgacactttgtagtttttcaaccttcataatatattttcaagacccttgtgatggtagatcgacttaaaataggttCAATGACATGTCCATCATAGCCTGATGGGGTCTGTATCACTTTTCCTcgtacttttaaacttggggtttcgggtagtaacccgagcacaaaacaaaaaaattcaaaaatctgctttacgcACTTTCTCAAGTTTGGACGTGAGAGCGCAACcatttattttcctgatgtttttgtcatggccgaagcagcaactaagaaaaagaaacccaaggttttgtcggaggagaccagaaagagaaaaggggagagtgacagaataaaaagaaggaTGAGGATCAATTATATTGGATCAGCATTCGCTCGCTGGTGTGAACTAAAGAAGGAGGAGGGCTTTCTGACAGATACTGACTTGGCCGTAATGCTTTTGTACTAGTAAGTAATATTATAATGCTTGCATATACTGTATAAGTCCTGTCTGGCGCCCAAAcactatttttttatgtaaatttaaCTGGAGGCTACTTGGAGAGTTTAGAGAGAGACTTATATCACGTGACATTGTGGTGCCATGGCAGCGTCATGGACCTACGACACGGGCGatctgggtttgattcccatttagggcaatttttttatataaactttaaccaagcaaCCACCAttacaactggcttgtaaacgtgagctacGCGATTTTTTTGGCGtttgatgaaaataaaacccgtgaaattatattatatgacacatgacatgctggaaggcacactttgtgacctaaagagttgtcttcttttcctttgcgacagtgctgcagcgcttgtggcctctaggggcacTAGActtgaaaaatacatgtttagcACCCCCTAAtggccaaaaagttccatgGTGTGCCTTTAAAGGCAAGGTGCACGATTTTTAAGAAActctttggaaaagggagttggggccaaaacacacttgtagccaatcagcagtaaggatCATACTTACCGACATCGTTTGCCTGGGTTCCGTATGTGCGGGTTGGGTCTATctaaagaaggtccagattctattggggtaggggcgtgtttgtttagctgatttcaaatgtcaacattggctttcagagatcatgcaccccacctttaacaagttaactcgtcaatttagagaaaatgcttccctgccaatgacgagtttttccggcaatccataATTCTGCtgttatccaccaggtggcgcgcATACCCAATTTTTAATACCCGGAAGCAACCCAATcagggcaaacagttcaaactctgtgtatcatcgctctgaatctggtCTATATCAAATGTCCTTCATAAAAGTACAATTATcccagctttttgctcaaaatttatttgagaggtaataaaaagagaacaaatgaaggtacttttttgtttgaaagaagagggtctgttctttcatttgatatatacaatgtttatacatttaaagaagaacattttcgtGAAGGCATTAAACGTTTgtgaaaatgatttaaaaaaaacgctggcgctcactggcaactttttttttaaacgctggcaaAGAAAGAGTTAATATAGCTTTTATTGAAATGGTCCAACTACAATCTTAAAGACGTCACTGTTTCAGTTTTGAAGGTGTGTGTGGTGCTGGGACACACTTTTGATTTTGATACAATTTCTCTATGTTTCATACACTGCTCTTCATTGTATTACTCATTGTATTGTAATCCGTTATTGTaatataaaactttttaatGCAAGATGTAAAGGTATGTCTAGTGTAATGTGACACTTGTTTATCAAATGAATCCACTAAATATCTGGTAGTCTAAGGAAAAGTATATACTTACAGAGATTTATTAGATTACAATCTATCTATGAAGATAATTAAATTTGCAATAATACCATACATTATGTTTAGTATACTATATATTCCCCCGTTCTTTTCCCTCATCTtccatgtaaagctgctttgaaacaatattgtaaaaaaaaacctataaaaatacatttgacttgactaaaactagactctAACTCCATCTGTTATTTTCCACCAGGCAATCATTGTAATGTAACAGCATGTCTCTTCTCGAAAAGCCTCATGATTTGAGGATTATTCACAGTCAAACACTGACGATTGTTTACAAGCCCAAGTTTAATAAGCATGAATGCTGTTGCCAAAACCCCCAAACTCCATTATAATCACAGGCTTTGATGTAAGAATGTTGATCATGTGATTCTGGGCTCTATATTCATCTCTGTTAGTTGCTGTCAACTCAGAACGGCACACTGTCTTGAGGAAAAACATTAGAAAACAGATGACGTCACAGTACGGACGCATACActttttggctagaagtgggttaaTCATAGCAGGACTATCGGGTCTATGGTTAACCTAGATGATGAAATGACGAACTATTGCTTGCTGTTCAATTATTTAGCAATCCTCGCTGTATTATCATGCAATTTATTAAAAGAAGACATCTTGTTTCCAACAAAAGTGACTTGAAGATATAATTACGACTTACTGCACTGAAAAAATAAACAACCAAGAAGGACCTGAACGCATCACAACTCTCCACAGTTGTCAGTGTGCAGCACAAATATGCAGTAAACATCGAGATTCAATTAAAGAGTCAGGAGGAGAAAACACATTGAAAGAGACGTTTCACTCAACATCAGCTCAAGGCTACAGAAAATAAACCTCTCCTCATGTGAAACGGATTCTTCTTGCCAAAATAGTAGTGAAGTGTTAATAAGAAGCATGTGCGTATAGTGTATCTCATTCAAGATCTCGCAAAAACATCTCAAAGCTAATTCATCTGGTCTTAATGCTCTCAATACTGTGTAAGGAAATATATATGTTGTATCTATTTTCTGTGCTCTCTTACTACAGAGGAAGCAGCACTTGTGGAAACTTCTTCCATCACATTGG
The Paramisgurnus dabryanus chromosome 1, PD_genome_1.1, whole genome shotgun sequence genome window above contains:
- the csrp2 gene encoding cysteine and glycine-rich protein 2 — translated: MPNWGGGNKCGACHGTVYHAEEVQCDGRSFHKCCFLCMVCRKGLDSTTLASHEQEIYCKSCYGKKYGPKGYGYGQGAGTLNMDRGERLGIKPEETQTHRPTTNPNPSKFAQKFGGAEKCARCGESVYAAEKVKGAGKPWHKNCFRCAKCGKSLESTTQTEKDGEIYCKACYAKNFGPKGCGYGQGAGALVHAQ